In Elusimicrobiota bacterium, the genomic stretch CTGCCGGTCATTAACAACATTTGGTGCGGATAATGACATAAACTCCGGCTGAGTTTCCTGTAAAGCCAACCCCAGTTTAAACCATCCAGTATCGATCCTGGCATCAACACCCCATGCATAATCCTGAACCCTTATCATTTCAGCAGCAGTGCGGTCTATGGACTCAGATCCTTGTAGTTCAGCATTGATACTAAACACCTCACCGAGTTTATACCCCACCATCCCGCCAATAACGTTATTCCCTAACCTAGGCACAGCTCCTTCTTCATCATTTGAACTAACGTATGTAACCCCGGCATTAATATTATTCCACGGGAGGTTAACCCCGATCTTACCACCGGTAAATAAACGCAGGTTTTGCGTGTCAATATTCGCAACCACTGTGTTTAGATACAACATCTTAGTTTCATCAGTTGCAACCTGTAACCCGCTCATAGCAGCCCCCTGGAGTGAAAGATTACTGAATGACGGTAAGATATCCCCGGCAAGTGCATACCAGTTTTTGGTGTAGTAATTAAACATTAGGTACTGCACCTGTGAAGCTATACTCTGCGGGTGAAACGCTGATAAATTAAACATCACAGTACTCTCCATGATATGCCCTACGGTATTCAAATTAGTATTCCCGTAATACTGATAGTCAGTCTCCGTAAACCTGCTCCGGTAGGACATCACAAGATTACCATCGAACTCAACGGGCATAATCTTTTTTGCAGCTTTTATCCTGGGTATAACATTAAGATCATAATACCCGCTTTCATATACAGTTTTATTCCGGTGTTTAACACTGATCCTATAAAAATACTTACCCGTCCATTCAGGGTTAAGCGTATAGGGTACAATAATATCCAACGTTGTCCCCGTCAAAGACTCAATCTCATTCTTAATAATGCCAGCTTTTGCGATAAACCTTTTTTTATTATTAAAAAATACTAATTCAACACTAAGCTTACCTTTTTCATAAATCACGGTTCCATTATTCAGGAGAACAACCTTAAACTTTATAGGTTCACCCGCGCGGCATGGTTCCGGTGAGACTGACACATACGGAATAATAACAGACTCCGCAGAGTATGCGTTAACATACAGCATTAGCATGATAGACAGCGCTAAACACAATCTCACCTTGAGAACCTCAACTTAACCTCTTTTTCTGTACCATCCTGTTTCCGTATCTTCATTAACAACTCTTTTATAGGGGGATACCACGGTTTAATCACCGCACTATCACTACGCAAATCTTTACCCGCAACACTAACGCTATACTTCCCTTCTTCTATGGGCTTAACCAAAAACTGTGCCTGTCCTTTATACAAAGCAAGCGCCAAACTATCCTTCCATGTTAACCCGTCATCCGTTGAGAATTTACACTTATCCGGGATAACAGTGACAAATACTTTATCAGTATAAGTTTTGTCAATACTCCCCGCGAGTGTCATCGCCTGGACTGACAACAATACCGATTCATTAACGTAAAGATCCGGCTTTACGTTTAACAACATAAGCTGGCTTTCAGCCTTATCATCGTCATACCACTTACGTTTTTGTTCAACCACAACCGGTTGCGGGACAGACGGCGGCTTACCCTTCACCACCTGGCTTTGCATATCACGGTTGAGTTCCTGTTTCCCATGTTCATTCTGTAGTTCAACCTTACCATAAAACACCAGTACTTCAGTTTTACCTTTGGGACTAACCAGTGTTTCAATCTCCGCACCGGTAAGAGTAACCTTCACCAGAGGAGTATGAATCTCAAACCCTGTTTGTTTCCTTGACAACTTCATCCACGCACGGCCTGATGTTAAACTCACGGAATTACCTTCCGTTATATGCCCGAATTTAGTGAGATCAATACTCATCTCAGAACTCTCACCTAACTTAACATCTATACCGTTAATAAAAGAAAGCATAACCTTTGACTGCTTACCGGTTTTTATGGTATCACCCTGGTTGAGCAACGTTGATTCTGTAAGCGTACCCCACTTGTTTTTATCATACTCTCTGTACTCAACTTTCCCAAACGTTTTAATTACTATCGCTGCGAGTTTAGGCGTATTATCCCGTGCACAATACAATGGTGAACAAAACAGGGTAAACATTATACCGGCAAGAATCACCCCAAATATTTTTGTGTATCTCATATCCATATTTTCCTCATTTAATAACCTTAAGGCCGGTATCAATAACCGCAACTTTACCGCGCTGAATATCCCTCGCTAAATCCTCAAACTCCAACCAGGAAACACCGTCTATATTTTCGAGTATGTACCCCGATAACTGTTCCATCACGGGTTGAGAAACAATTGAACCAACAAAATTCCGCCAATACTTTTGCCCGGCAAGGTCTTGTGGGATAGGTTCTTTACTAGCGGGAACGAAGACACCGCTTTTTGTGGAACTACTTGGAACAATAAAGATTTCTTTTAACTCAAATTCCGCGTCCTCCATCACCCCTGGTTTTGATAACTCAACCTCTTTTGAGAAACTCTTGGTATACCCCTGTTTTTGCGCGGTGATAACATAACTCCCTAAGGGTAAATCCTCAATGCGATACACCCCGCCGTTTGAAGTAACCGTTTTCCCTGCAGCATTACCGCTACAGGAAATAAATACCCCGGCAATCCCTGTGGTTGTACCGGCAAGAGTTACCCTCCCGATTATCCCCGCACGGAAATAGTTTGGTGACAGATTCACGCGGCTAATATAGATATTATCTTCAGGATGATCATCCACGAGTTCATGTTTCAGGGTTAACACCAACGACCGGGTAACCTTTAACAATGAAGGGTCCATGGTAAACATAACATCCGCAGTTTTCCCGGGTAATACAGACTCCACAGTCTCATCCACATCAGGATCTATCCCGTTAACGAAACACTTAACCCTAATACTATGCTCAACCTGATTCCCGTTATTAACCAACATAGCGTGTAATACAATTTTATTCTCTACTGACAACTTTTCCTCTAACCGAAACCCTGTGATCCCAACATTATGAGCAATAACATTTTTTACTTCACTTTTAATACTAAACGTATACACTGCGGGTGAGGTTGTGATAACCTTCCCGTCATTATCTAAGCCTTCTACTTTCCAATAATACTTTTTCCCGGATAATAACCTCCTGAAATCCTCCACCTTTTTTTCGTTATACGTATACACAGTACCATTTAGCTCAACATTGATTAGCGGATGATAAAAACCAGCATTATCGTCGATAACAATCCTGTACTTACTCGCACCGTTACTTACCCACCTGAAACTCAACGGCTGATCGGCAATCTCGGTAGTATTATCAACAGGATAAACAAGGGTAACAAACGGGGAGAAAACTTTAAACTTAACTTCCTTCTTCGTGATAAGCACAAAACTACTCGAATCCTTAGCTTCAACTTTTAGTGTGTAATACCCCTGTGACGAAAAAAACTGTTTTATCGGCACATTACGTAATGCCACCCCGCCGGTACCCGCAGTACCCGGGATAGCACCGGTGTTATACAACACCCTTGTCCCTACCGGGTCGTATACAGCATAGGTTATGGTAACCATCCCGCTGGCACCCATAGTGTTATTAGTCTCAACACTAAACGTAACTTTCTCGGCGGTAGAAAAGTATGTGCGTACCAGTCCCGCAGAATCCTTAGTTTGTACATTACCAAGTTCAACTACAGCCGATACGTCCACAGCCATACCAGCGGTAAACAACAAAGTTAATGTAAGTAAAAAAATAATTTTCTTCATCTAATCACCGCAACTTTTTCTTTGGTTTTTGATTCCTGCCCGCTTTTTTTGTCAATAAGTTTTAGTTGATAAATATACACACCCGAAGCTACTTTACTACCGTAAGTATTTTTTTGATCCCATGAATAAGTATACACCCCGGGGTTTGAGGAGTCATTTATAAAATCACTAACTGAAATCATACGTTCAAGCTCGCCAGTGATAGCATATATTTTTGCGTCACCACTGAAATCCGTAGACCCGGTTTTGAACCTCAATACTAAAACCCCGTCTTTTGCGGGATTGGGATACGCATAAACTTCATTTGCGGGAAGAAGGCCATACACAAACTCAACGACTTCAACCCGGCCTTCAGTTAATCTCACCTTCTGCGGTTGAGAGTGTAACACGCCATTAAAACTTTTTATGTAATACGTCCCCGGGAGAAGGTTATTGATACTAAACTTCCCGCTGGAATCTGTTTTTATACACGCAATAACCTTATTCTTTTGAATAAGTTCAACATACGATGAAGAGAGGGAAGCCTGAGCATAACCTATACTACCCTTAATAGTGGCTAATGAATACTTAATCTCAACCATAAAATCAGTATCAGCACTACCCGCTGAAACCCCGTCTTTATACGCTTCCGCAGTAACATCATCCGCGGTCCAGGTACAGATAATACGATACACAGTTTTTGGCAGTTGCGAAAATACATACATCCCGTCAGTTGACGTAAAAACCTCGTACTTACTATTATCCTCACGGACTGCCTGGATAACAATCCCGGTTAACGGACTACCATCAGCCTGCACTATTTTACCCGCAATCTGTGCTGACCCCACCATCCGTGTTTTAAGCGTAATCCCGGCAGCACAGGTAGTACTCACCCCGTCACCGTTATACCCAGAAACTTTGTAGTGATACGTAGTATTTTTGAGTACACCGGTATCAATAAACCTATTCTCTGCTAACTTATCCGCAAACCCGACTACTGTATCGTAAGTAATACCATCCACCGATTTTTCTATACCATAAAAACTATTCCCCCCAACCCCCGGGGTCCAGGTTAGACTCACGTATGCAGGTTCTACTTCTAATGCCGTTAATAAACTTGGCGCACGGGTTAACGTATAACACCTAACTAATGTCCCGCTTGATTCAAAATCATTAAACGCAGCAATCCGGCGGGTATACACGGTATTGGGTACAAGATTTGTATCTGTGTATGAAGTAGAGTTTTGTTTCAACGTTTTGATGACAACATTATCTTCTGTGAGCACCCGGTACCCGTTTTCATTAACTACAGTATCATCCCATCCCCAGGTAATACCGTATACACTGTTTGCCACAACCGCACTCCCCGCGCAGTTACGCGGTGAAATTAATAACGGTATATTCCCAAACTCTTTTTCATATGATAAAAACACGCGGGTATTACCCTTGTCATCAGCACCCTGGCCCAGTAATGAGATATCGAGGTCACCGTCATGATCGAAATCCATAAACTGCGCTGAACAGAAATACACACCCGGCATACCGGTTATTACTTCAGTAAACACACCGTTTTCATTTTTGTATAACTTCGTTACAATCCCTCCGCCTGAGGGTGACCACCCGGCAACTAGGATATCATTATCCCCATCCCCGTCATAATCACCGGTACTAAGAGAACTATTGGTGAACCCGGGAATACTAATTACTGTATCAACAAAACCATTCCCGGTATTACGGTACAGTTTTGTTTGAGCATTATTAGTACTATCCCCCCCGGTCATCAGGATGTCAAGCTTACCGTCGATATCATAATCCACCCAGCACACCTTACCGTTCGAGATTCCCCGTAAAGTAACCCCTTGTTCCGTAAACGTACTCGCTTCGTTTTTATAGAGTTTCATAATACTGAACCCAGGTTCAGACTCCCCGGAAATCACGAGGTCAGGATCACCATCGTCATCATAATCCCCAAACGCTGTGGTACAATTCCGTACTCCAGTAATCTGAGAATTAACCTCAACAAAACCTGTGATATCATTACGATATATTTTTGTTACATTCCCGGCAACTGACTCCCCTGCAAGCAGGAGGTCAGGATCCCCGTCGTTATCAATATCCGCAAAGGATAAAGCACAATTTTTTACTGCAGTAAATACCGTACTTTGTTCAGTAAATACATTAGTTTCTAACTGGAGGTACAGCTTAACAACACTTTGAGTACCGGTATTCCCTGCAAGTACAAGATCCATTTTACCGTCAGTGTTACAGTCAGCCCAGGCAAGCGCACAGTTCTTTACACCGTCCAGCGGCGCTTCAATATCAATAAACTCGCTATTATCATTACGAAATATTTTTGCAATAACTTTGTTTCCATCCTCACCCGCGATTGCGAGATCAAGTTCTTTATCCCCGTCATAATCACACCACGCAACAGTACCGTTCTTCACTTGCGGTATAAGAGTTATTAACTCTTTATAGGAACCGGCAATACATACCGCTGTTGCGGACCATACAGACCAATTATCATCTTCATCCCTTGCCTTTACCCAGAAATAGTATGTCGCTCTTGGCTGCAAGCCTGTTAGTGATACAGAACACTTTATCCCGCTTACCCAATCAGTTGAAATTGTCAGATTATATGCACACTCATCGGGAATATTAACGCTTACAGTAGTGTACACCACTTTCCACATGCCGGTAGTAACATTGTTCTCAGAACCATCATCCCCCGGTGAAGCCCAGGTTAATACTACCTGCATTTTTGCAGAAGCAATTACGCCGGCAACCTGCCCTGGAGGGATAACATCTGTACCATCATCTATATCAGTGATAGAGTAAACCGGTGAGACAAAGAATATTATTAAAACAAAAAACGCCGCTAATACATTAGCCATACATACACTTTCCCGCAGTGCATTTTCAAATAATATTAACTACTAACGACAACTTATTTTAGTATTGAAGATATAGCGGTATCCGCGTCTAAGAGCGCCTGATTCCCGTTTTTCTTACCGGTAACAGCTAAGCCCATCTCACGGTCAATAACATCCTTGATTTTGTTCCATTTAGGATTCACCGGGGGTGAGTACGCGGACATTAACTGTTTCCAGAACCCCAACCTTGGCTTATCAAACATCAACGCGTCTATACTCACAGCCTTTGCCGGGAAAAACTTCCCTAACGTTTTACAGAACATTGACGTATTTTCTTCCCAGGTAATAAACTTAGCTAACGCCACGGCATACTTCGCGTTCTTAGTTTTATTATTCACAACGAGATACTCCCCGCCGTAGAATGATGCGTGTACACCGTACTCACCTTCCGGCTTTGGCACTAATGCCACCCCGTAGTCAACATTCGGCGCTTCCGTCTTCAACCGGTTAATCAACCATGAACCTGAGATCCAGAACCCAACTTTATCATCAATAAATAACTGGTCAAGCTCGCTTTGTGTCCCGACATAACCATAGGTGATAAGGTTAAGATACTGCGCTAAAGCATCCCGGTTTTCTTTTGAGTTAATAACACACAGTTTCCCATCGGGAGATAACACATCGCCTTTGTTTGACCACATAAACGCCAACACTTTTTTGTATAACACATTCGGATTCGGCCCGTTGACACCCATACCATAAATCCCGGAGAACGGATTATGCACTTTTTTACTCATCGAGAGGAGATCAGTCCATGTCTCCGGAGGTGTATTCTGATCCAGGCTTGCGTTTGACATTAACCGTTTATTATAAAACAACGCGCGGGTATCGAGTACCCACGGCATAGCATATACTTTCCCGTCATACATTCCAGGCTCCCACGCGATATACTTATTCCGTAACCGCGTAACGTTGGAGGTAAGGTCAAGAAGAGCACCCTCTGCAGCGAATTCGCTGATCATATCCGACCCGAGCTCGAGTACATCCGGAGCGTTACCATCTTTGAATGCCTGCACAATTTCCTGGTAGCCCGTATCCCAGGTTAAGGTTTTAACTTCCACGCGTACACCCGGAGCAAGGACTTCATATTTATCAAGTAAATCATCAACCAACGCTTTTGATACGGGATCCGACCAAAAATGCCAGAACTGCAGCACAACCTCATCTTCAGCATACACTACTGAACTACAACTGAACACAGAAACCAACAACGCGAATACAACCGTACAACAAGCTAAAAACTTTTTCATTTTACGGTCATCCTCTTTTCATTTTTTACCCACAGGTTTTTGTTTATACATTTCGTACAAAATAATCCCCGCAGCGACACTAACATTATACGACTGAATATTCTTTATTGGAATAGAAACTTTGAAATCACACTTTTCGTTCACTAACCGCGGAAGCCCGGTATTTTCACCGCCAAGAACTAAACAACATGGATAGGTAAACTTAACCTTCTGTATATCCTCACCTTCACTATCCGCACCGTACACCCAAACATTACTTTTCTTAAGCTCATCCATCCGCTGGGGTAAAGAATTAGCTATCACGGTATCAACGTACTCAATCCCGCCGGCAGACGTTTTTGCCGCTGCCGGGGATAATCCTGCACTACGGTGTTTTGTCATAACTACGGACTTAACACCGAACCCCGCGGCAGTACGGATAATCGCCCCGACGTTGCGAGGATCTTCAACTTCCGCAAGCGCAACAATGATACTATCATTCACTATACTATTAAGCACATCCGTCCAGTCACCGGGTTTATAAATAAGCCCTTCCGCCAGTACGCCCTGGTGGTTAGAACCAGACGTTATGCGTTCAAGTTCACGCCCGTTAATACGGATGATGGTTACCCTATTTTTTTGTGCTAACGCTATGATATCATCAATAATCCCACCCTGTATACCTTCAGTGATATA encodes the following:
- a CDS encoding FecR family protein, which produces MRYTKIFGVILAGIMFTLFCSPLYCARDNTPKLAAIVIKTFGKVEYREYDKNKWGTLTESTLLNQGDTIKTGKQSKVMLSFINGIDVKLGESSEMSIDLTKFGHITEGNSVSLTSGRAWMKLSRKQTGFEIHTPLVKVTLTGAEIETLVSPKGKTEVLVFYGKVELQNEHGKQELNRDMQSQVVKGKPPSVPQPVVVEQKRKWYDDDKAESQLMLLNVKPDLYVNESVLLSVQAMTLAGSIDKTYTDKVFVTVIPDKCKFSTDDGLTWKDSLALALYKGQAQFLVKPIEEGKYSVSVAGKDLRSDSAVIKPWYPPIKELLMKIRKQDGTEKEVKLRFSR
- a CDS encoding carboxypeptidase regulatory-like domain-containing protein, which translates into the protein MKKIIFLLTLTLLFTAGMAVDVSAVVELGNVQTKDSAGLVRTYFSTAEKVTFSVETNNTMGASGMVTITYAVYDPVGTRVLYNTGAIPGTAGTGGVALRNVPIKQFFSSQGYYTLKVEAKDSSSFVLITKKEVKFKVFSPFVTLVYPVDNTTEIADQPLSFRWVSNGASKYRIVIDDNAGFYHPLINVELNGTVYTYNEKKVEDFRRLLSGKKYYWKVEGLDNDGKVITTSPAVYTFSIKSEVKNVIAHNVGITGFRLEEKLSVENKIVLHAMLVNNGNQVEHSIRVKCFVNGIDPDVDETVESVLPGKTADVMFTMDPSLLKVTRSLVLTLKHELVDDHPEDNIYISRVNLSPNYFRAGIIGRVTLAGTTTGIAGVFISCSGNAAGKTVTSNGGVYRIEDLPLGSYVITAQKQGYTKSFSKEVELSKPGVMEDAEFELKEIFIVPSSSTKSGVFVPASKEPIPQDLAGQKYWRNFVGSIVSQPVMEQLSGYILENIDGVSWLEFEDLARDIQRGKVAVIDTGLKVIK
- a CDS encoding FG-GAP-like repeat-containing protein — its product is MANVLAAFFVLIIFFVSPVYSITDIDDGTDVIPPGQVAGVIASAKMQVVLTWASPGDDGSENNVTTGMWKVVYTTVSVNIPDECAYNLTISTDWVSGIKCSVSLTGLQPRATYYFWVKARDEDDNWSVWSATAVCIAGSYKELITLIPQVKNGTVAWCDYDGDKELDLAIAGEDGNKVIAKIFRNDNSEFIDIEAPLDGVKNCALAWADCNTDGKMDLVLAGNTGTQSVVKLYLQLETNVFTEQSTVFTAVKNCALSFADIDNDGDPDLLLAGESVAGNVTKIYRNDITGFVEVNSQITGVRNCTTAFGDYDDDGDPDLVISGESEPGFSIMKLYKNEASTFTEQGVTLRGISNGKVCWVDYDIDGKLDILMTGGDSTNNAQTKLYRNTGNGFVDTVISIPGFTNSSLSTGDYDGDGDNDILVAGWSPSGGGIVTKLYKNENGVFTEVITGMPGVYFCSAQFMDFDHDGDLDISLLGQGADDKGNTRVFLSYEKEFGNIPLLISPRNCAGSAVVANSVYGITWGWDDTVVNENGYRVLTEDNVVIKTLKQNSTSYTDTNLVPNTVYTRRIAAFNDFESSGTLVRCYTLTRAPSLLTALEVEPAYVSLTWTPGVGGNSFYGIEKSVDGITYDTVVGFADKLAENRFIDTGVLKNTTYHYKVSGYNGDGVSTTCAAGITLKTRMVGSAQIAGKIVQADGSPLTGIVIQAVREDNSKYEVFTSTDGMYVFSQLPKTVYRIICTWTADDVTAEAYKDGVSAGSADTDFMVEIKYSLATIKGSIGYAQASLSSSYVELIQKNKVIACIKTDSSGKFSINNLLPGTYYIKSFNGVLHSQPQKVRLTEGRVEVVEFVYGLLPANEVYAYPNPAKDGVLVLRFKTGSTDFSGDAKIYAITGELERMISVSDFINDSSNPGVYTYSWDQKNTYGSKVASGVYIYQLKLIDKKSGQESKTKEKVAVIR
- a CDS encoding extracellular solute-binding protein; its protein translation is MKKFLACCTVVFALLVSVFSCSSVVYAEDEVVLQFWHFWSDPVSKALVDDLLDKYEVLAPGVRVEVKTLTWDTGYQEIVQAFKDGNAPDVLELGSDMISEFAAEGALLDLTSNVTRLRNKYIAWEPGMYDGKVYAMPWVLDTRALFYNKRLMSNASLDQNTPPETWTDLLSMSKKVHNPFSGIYGMGVNGPNPNVLYKKVLAFMWSNKGDVLSPDGKLCVINSKENRDALAQYLNLITYGYVGTQSELDQLFIDDKVGFWISGSWLINRLKTEAPNVDYGVALVPKPEGEYGVHASFYGGEYLVVNNKTKNAKYAVALAKFITWEENTSMFCKTLGKFFPAKAVSIDALMFDKPRLGFWKQLMSAYSPPVNPKWNKIKDVIDREMGLAVTGKKNGNQALLDADTAISSILK
- the rlmB gene encoding 23S rRNA (guanosine(2251)-2'-O)-methyltransferase RlmB: MTYNKNIVDDSIIYGRQPVYEILKNRPKDIVKLYITEGIQGGIIDDIIALAQKNRVTIIRINGRELERITSGSNHQGVLAEGLIYKPGDWTDVLNSIVNDSIIVALAEVEDPRNVGAIIRTAAGFGVKSVVMTKHRSAGLSPAAAKTSAGGIEYVDTVIANSLPQRMDELKKSNVWVYGADSEGEDIQKVKFTYPCCLVLGGENTGLPRLVNEKCDFKVSIPIKNIQSYNVSVAAGIILYEMYKQKPVGKK